From the genome of Colletotrichum higginsianum IMI 349063 chromosome 4, whole genome shotgun sequence, one region includes:
- a CDS encoding Cofactor FMO1 enzyme is FAD → METFDVIVVGAGWYGLMAARTYLELAPETNLLIVDDSGTVGGVWSKERIYPSLFAQISHPLFEYSFYPMSKEDISPDGFVSGKTIHNYLDSFARDHNLLPRLRLKTRVEKVRRGQPGSDGWILDIKGGDSLSCDKLIYATGANSSPIIPKWPRDDFEKPVIHSLDLGTHQDYIANNVRSATVVGRSKSSYDAVYHLLCEGKKVDWVMRDGLSGPFSLYAPTFLGLWNIADHISTRFASSFSPCIMATSGFCYNFFQRHAVGRMLTNVYWRTANYLSVSHAEYWRTPNAEKLRPRPYSDGVCWGSGGIGIATAPDFWKVFHRGNVTIHSTEIESISHQDVVNLKNGYAVATDIVIHCTGFDKGYSTFDPELREELGLQYDTKTFSRWTMLDEKAEKTVDELLPYLRTAPKQYGDVDASRGAEQGPNRHFRRLVVPELAARGDRSILFPGHIHSAFTPLAAELQALWGVSWMLGWRDLPSREEMEFEASTFNAWTRKRYLEQGKKHSYFIYDYIPYIDTLMKDLGLNPFRKSNVFEEWFVRYKPSDYRTILDEYRSIRRNQLKARSLNGNAKGPRHVTTETNGHSVKSN, encoded by the exons ATGGAGACTTTTGATGTAATCGTTGTCGGTGCCG GTTGGTACGGCCTGATGGCTGCTCGCACGTATCTGGAGCTGGCTCCCGAGACCAATCTTCTCATCGTGGATGACAGCGGCACTGTCGGGGGTGTATGGTCGAAGGAGCGCATCTACCCCAGTCTCTTTGCTCAGATCAGCCATCCACTGTTCGAGTACTCATTTTATCCGATGTCGAAAGAGGACATATCGCCGGACGGATTCGTTTCTGGAAAGACAATCCACAACTACCTCGACAGTTTTGCCAGGGACCATAACCTGCTGCCCCGCCTGCGTCTCAAGACTCGCGTAGAAAAGGTCAGGAGAGGACAACCCGGCTCGGACGGATGGATACTTGACATCAAAGGAGGGGACTCTTTGTCATGCGACAAGCTTATTTACGCCACAGGCGCCAACTCCAGCCCCATTATACCCAAATGGCCAAGGGACGACTTTGAGAAGCCTGTCATCCACTCTCTGGATCTCGGAACGCACCAAGACTACATAGCCAACAACGTGCGAAGCGCCACTGTCGTCGGCCGCTCCAAGTCATCGTATGACGCCGTCTACCATCTGTTGTGTGAGGGGAAGAAGGTTGACTGGGTCATGCGAGACGGTCTATCCGGGCCTTTCAGCCTCTATGCCCCGACGTTCTTGGGATTATGGAACATCGCCGACCACATTTCGACGCGCTTCGCCTCAAGCTTCAGCCCGTGCATCATGGCAACTTCTGGTTTCTGTTACAACTTCTTCCAGCGCCATGCCGTAGGACGCATGCTGACAAACGTGTACTGGCGGACCGCCAACTACCTCTCCGTGTCGCACGCAGAGTACTGGAGGACCCCGAACGCTGAGAAACTGCGGCCGAGACCTTATAGCGATGG TGTATGCTGGGGAAGCGGTGGCATCGGTATTGCCACTGCTCCTGACTTTTGGAAGGTCTTCCATCGCGGTAACGTTACAATCCATTCGACTGAGATCGAGAGCATCTCCCACCAAGATGTTGTAAACCTGAAGAACGGATACGCTGTAGCGACTGATATTGTGATCCACTGCACCGGATTCGACAAGGGGTACAGCACATTCGATCCTGAGCTTCGAGAGGAACTCGGTCTACAATACGACACGAAGACGTTCTCACGGTGGACGATGCTCGAtgagaaggccgagaagacggtCGATGAGCTGCTTCCGTATCTCAGGACTGCCCCTAAGCAGTATGGCGACGTCGATGCGAGCAGAGGAGCGGAGCAAGGCCCCAACCGACACTTCCGCCGCCTTGTCGTTCCCGAGCTGGCGGCACGAGGCGACCGATCAATTCTGTTCCCCGGCCACATTCACTCAGCGTTCACGCCACTCGCGGCGGAACTTCAGGCGCTTTGGGGCGTTTCGTGGATGCTCGGATGGCGCGACCTTCCGTCCAGAGAGGAGATGGAGTTTGAGGCGTCGACATTCAACGCGTGGACCAGAAAGAGGTACCTCGAGCAAGGCAAGAAACACTCGTACTTCATATACGACTACATTCCG TACATTGACACGCTCATGAAGGACCTGGGCCTCAACCCCTTCCGTAAGAGCAATGTCTTTGAAGAGTGGTTTGTCAGGTACAAACCGAGCGACTACCGTACCATTCTCGATGAATATCGTAGCATCCGACGCAATCAATTGAAAGCGCGGTCCTTGAACGGTAATGCGAAGGGGCCACGCCACGTTACTACGGAAACCAATGGACATTCCGTCAAGTCAAACTGA
- a CDS encoding KR domain-containing protein: MPHFHESSSSSSDAAPEFDPQNAYQRIVSDEEYAASSSSEPPLSQQLEPIAVIGMGCRLPGDVSSPSDFWKLMMEKRSGQTPKVPSSRFNIDAHFHSDNDRPGSFGVLGGYFLNETLQEFDPAFFGITPVEATWMDPQQRKLLEVVYEAFESAGLTLDQLSGSDTACFMATFTADFQQMSFKEPSFRHSLAATGVDPGLLSNRVSHIFNLRGPSIVVNTACSSSVYALHNACNALRTHECSAAVVGGSNLILTVDQHMNTAKLGVLSPTSTCHTFNSYANGYGRAEGVGAIYLKRLSDAIRDGDPIRGVIRSSATNNNGKAPAVGITYPGFDGQRNVMRHAYQRGGLDPMLTGYFECHGTGTAIGDPLEVHAVSDIMNATRTEADGPLHIGAVKTNIGHSEAASGLSAVIKAILTVERGIIPPTQGVTDLNTKIDWKGWQVDVPTDPTPFPKRLPVTRVSVNSFGYGGTNAHTVIESPRSLLVAPQSYKYSMAGTTTRGKVARGAVNRNRPYLFVFSAHEMGALRRNVAAHGKVAANYSLLDLSYTLANHRTRFQSKGMVVTTPATLPGTFVDGIPDFVLSDKKETSHTLGFVFTGQGAQWARMGAQLMTYYPTFLMAIRRMDMVLEDLDEAPSWTLEETLLEDPAVSRVSQAEFSQPLCTAIQVALVQLLRLWGIKPSVTLGHSSGEIGAAFAAGYLSESEAILMAYYRGQVVKDIDSAGAMMAVGLGAEAVAPYLETYSTEVVIACHNSPSGVTLSGNVDALKEIEGTLQAEGVFARLVKTNGKAYHSRHMLPAVEKYEALVRKARQTSLTRLVSEKAKMVSSVTNSVLPEDAVLDEKYWSANLVSPVLFNQAVQTALTSKDVPKIDILIEVGPHSALSGPIRQIKAELKAEKLHYLPTLVRGSRCAEQVLKLAGELFLRNYPLDLATVTAVEEVYPSGKIIPRRGNLIVDLPPYQWDKTKKFWAESRESKEHRSPRFPRHDILGQLTVGGSLAEPTWRNVLRIKDLPWLQDHSLGGEAVFPAAGYLSMAMEAVTQINEMSESPSDISSYVFRDVSIQQALVTPDDDNGIEVLLNMRPANLNADEGSKQWWDFNVSSISSEAHRKNHMAGSISINTTKRRAVAKQIPNLPQRASGKLWNQALKQVGFNYGPTFQDLENVTFDGATYCAQADTKIRTAVMKGESRHVLHPAILDSCLQLMIVAIWAGRAGAMRFGAVPVRAEEIVIWKPTAAQLAGDAGATAFSWIDPRGQRLFNAHNQLIASDGTVLMEINSMRCTAYEAAIPQRLEAPMQPKPYSQLVSKPDVAWMRGDQKDLDVVDFVELAEFKTPGLRVLTTDAAAAGSLMARLPGLRLTVFTSSDGVETEELSEFKTVSFEPLDWTANLTAQSYEKIKHSFDLVVSLNTTPYALEHIPELLAEGGQAILREDKCLTDQSLKEAGLSGFDSSLKGGVFVTSSIKQGDRFSSTSVHLVYCSTVTEHITRLQANLEGLGFNVESLKLGDPCPPGANVIMLADLERPLVATMSESEFLHLQKTLADVANILWVSCGGLSADSVSPESAMTRGLLRSLRSERASLKATLVDFAPGDLDSDGFIFRVSSLSSALFSNERQLDTEYVACGGQLIISRLIPSDEINEIHGNAGGETQLQPFDPEARLVGKVEYGRVVFQADHLDAQHLQPDEVEFRALATGLNSEDQAVITGASFETDFSHEASGVVTRVGAAVTRVSQGDYIVAFSSAKFSNYQRVEECLVQKLDLTETPSTMASLPMHHGAALYGLQTLARLQAKESVLVLPGVGLLGAAAIRIAQALGGIPYVAVHDSSEAEAVSSTFALPKDRIIVDYCPSVLLDRDIDVVFLSGSVDSAVAREAWRSLPAFSRFVSCGTAAGITSLDSVPATRGASYLSFNPASLFKKPRVLGQLLERTITLFRQGTIPAPSLVVRDISELNEAVASFSDSLCGPKTVISHESGDGAVDVIRARPHLRLNPDATYLLVGCLGGLGRSLTSWMMQRGARGFAFLSRSGSDSRQAAILVKDLEARGAHVQVFRGDAAVKEDVAKAVGSVPVDRPLRGVVNAAMVLRDGLFQNMPYDSWTTSIRPKVLGSKHLHEVTADLPLDFFLMTSSVSGILGTPAQTNYAAANSYMDALARLRRSRGKPACAVILPMVLGVGVVAQNLELEDSLKRKGMYGIDQEALLDSFEVAILEHQQQSGERRAASPDHLVVGLDPVELYKTRREAGGDVDAFWAADPRFSALVQAMQACGGGNQGGADEAGSILTRVKVAGEESPAKAAGLVRDHFVAKLARVLLVDETEFGEEDSGRSIASYGIDSMIGAELRNWIFKELALDIAFQQLLSPSLTISKFAELVCVTQGILVE, translated from the exons ATGCCTCACTTCCACGAGTcatcctcgagctcctcggacGCTGCGCCCGAGTTTGACCCCCAGAACGCTTACCAGCGCATCGTCAGCGATGAGGAGTACgctgcttcttcgtcttccgaGCCACCATTGAGTCAACAACTGGAACCTATCGCAGTCATCGGGATGG GATGTCGTCTCCCTGGCGATGTCAGCTCCCCATCAGACTTTTGGAAGTTGATGATGGAGAAGAGAAGCGGCCAGACGCCCAAAGTCCCTTCGTCCAGGTTCAACATTGACGCACATTTCCACTCGGACAATGACCGCCCGGGAAGCTTTGGTGTTCTTGGAGGCTACTTTCTCAACGAGACTCTTCAAGAGTTCGATCCGGCTTTCTTTGGCATCACCCCAGTCGAGGCCACATGGATGG ACCCGCAACAACGAAAGCTTTTAGAGGTCGTCTACGAAGCCTTCGAGTCAGCCGGTCTGACTCTGGACCAACTCTCCGGGTCCGATACGGCTTGCTTCATGGCCACATTCACAGCCGATTTCCAGCAAATGTCATTCAAAGAGCCCTCGTTCCGCCATAgtctcgccgccaccggtgTTGACCCCGGCCTTTTGAGTAACAGGGTCAGCCACATCTTCAACCTCCGTGGTCCTAGCATCGTCGTCAATACGGCATGTTCCTCGTCCGTCTACGCCCTCCATAACGCATGCAACGCCCTACGAACCCATGAGTGTTCAGCAGCCGtggtcggcggcagcaactTGATCCTGACCGTCGACCAGCACATGAACACGGCGAAGCTGGGCGTGCtatcgccgacgtcgacgtgcCATACCTTCAACAGCTACGCCAATGGGTACGGCCGTGCAGAGGGGGTCGGGGCCATCTACTTGAAGCGGCTGAGCGATGCAATCAGAGACGGTGACCCCATTCGCGGCGTCATCCGGTCCAGCGCGACGAACAACAACGGAAAGGCACCCGCGGTGGGTATCACGTACCCCGGGTTTGATGGGCAGAGGAACGTCATGAGGCACGCGTACCAGCGTGGCGGCTTGGACCCCATGCTCACGGGATACTTCGAGTGCCACGGGACGGGGACAGCTATTGGCGATCCCCTGGAAGTCCACGCCGTCTCTGACATTATGAATGCAACTCGGACCGAGGCAGATGGGCCCCTGCACATCGGCGCCGTGAAGACGAACATCGGACATAGCGAGGCGGCCAGCGGGTTGTCTGCCGTCATCAAGGCTATTCTGACAGTGGAACGGGGCATTATTCCCCCCACCCAGGGAGTCACTGATCTGAATACAAAAATCGACTGGAAAGGTTGGCAGGTGGATGTGCCTACGGATCCAACGCCATTTCCAAAGCGTTTGCCCGTCACGAGAGTCAGCGTCAACTCTTTTGG GTATGGCGGCACAAATGCGCACACTGTCATCGAGAGCCCCAGATCCCTACTCGTTGCACCGCAAAGCTACAAGTACTCGATGGCCGGGACCACCACCAGGGGCAAAGTAGCACGCGGAGCAGTGAACCGCAACAGACCTTATCTGTTTGTGTTTTCTGCACACGAGATGGGGGCTCTCAGAAGAAACGTTGCGGCCCATGGTAAGGTTGCTGCAAACTACAGCCTGCTCGACCTATCATATACCCTCGCCAACCACCGCACTCGCTTCCAAAGCAAAGGTATGGTGGTTACAACACCGGCGACCCTACCTGGGACCTTCGTCGACGGGATTCCCGACTTTGTTCTTTCGGATAAGAAGGAGACATCTCACACCCTCGGCTTTGTCTTCACGGGACAGGGCGCGCAGTGGGCGCGCATGGGCGCGCAGCTGATGACATACTACCCAACCTTTCTCATGGCGATTCGGCGCATGGACATGGTGCTCGAAGATCTCGATGAGGCCCCCTCATGGACTCTGGAAGAGACTCTCCTCGAGGACCCGGCCGTCTCTCGCGTTAGCCAGGCCGagttttctcagccgctgTGCACCGCGATCCAAGTTGCgctcgtccagctccttcGACTTTGGGGTATCAAACCTTCAGTGACCCTAGGCCACTCGTCTGGCGAGATCGGCGCTGCGTTTGCCGCTGGGTACTTATCCGAGTCTGAGGCTATCTTGATGGCGTACTACCGCGGACAAGTTGTCAAAGACATTGATTCCGCCGGCGCTATGATGGCTGTCGGCCTCGGTGCAGAGGCTGTGGCCCCTTATCTAGAAACCTACTCGACCGAGGTCGTCATCGCTTGCCACAACTCGCCATCTGGTGTCACTCTGAGCGGCAATGTCGACGCCTTGAAGGAGATTGAAGGAACCCTACAGGCCGAAGGTGTCTTTGCACGCCTAGTCAAGACCAACGGCAAGGCATACCACTCACGTCACATGCTTCCAGCTGTCGAGAAATacgaggccctcgtccgGAAAGCAAGACAGACCAGTCTCACGAGGCTTGTATCCGAAAAGGCGAAGATGGTGTCGTCAGTCACCAACTCTGTGTTGCCCGAGGATGCAGTCCTTGACGAAAAGTACTGGAGCGCCAACCTCGTCAGTCCGGTCCTTTTTAACCAGGCCGTGCAGACAGCCCTTACGAGCAAGGATGTGCCCAAGATCGACATCCTGATCGAGGTGGGACCTCACTCGGCTCTCTCGGGGCCGATCCGACAGATCAAGGCCGAGTTGAAGGCCGAAAAGCTGCACTATTTGCCAACTCTCGTCCGCGGGTCCCGATGCGCTGAGCAGGTACTCAAGCTGGCTGGCGAGTTGTTCTTGCGCAATTACCCCCTTGATCTCGCGACAGTCACGGCAGTTGAGGAGGTGTACCCGTCCGGAAAGATCATCCCGCGAAGAGGTAACCTCATTGTGGACCTGCCACCATACCAATGGGACAAAACCAAGAAGTTCTGGGCCGAGTCTCGCGAGAGCAAAGAGCACCGCTCGCCACGCTTTCCACGACATGATATCTTGGGCCAGTTGACTGTCGGTGGTTCCTTGGCCGAGCCGACGTGGCGCAACGTTCTTCGCATCAAGGACCTCCCTTGGCTTCAAGATCACTCCTTGGGCGGGGAAGCAGTTTTCCCTGCGGCTGGGTACCTCTCCATGGCCATGGAAGCCGTTACACAGATCAATGAGATGTCGGAGAGCCCATCGGACATCAGCTCCTATGTGTTTAGGGACGTCTCCATTCAGCAAGCACTGGTTACGcctgacgacgacaacggtaTTGAGGTCTTGTTGAACATGCGCCCAGCAAacctcaacgccgacgagggcagCAAGCAGTGGTGGGACTTCAACGTCTCGTCCATTTCATCCGAAGCGCATCGCAAGAATCATATGGCGGGaagcatcagcatcaacacAACCAAGCGCAGAGCTGTCGCGAAGCAAATACCCAACCTGCCGCAGCGGGCCTCTGGCAAGCTTTGGAATCAGGCGCTGAAGCAGGTTGGATTCAACTACGGCCCGACCTTCCAAGACCTGGAGAACGTCACCTTTGACGGGGCCACGTACTGTGCGCAAGCCGATACGAAGATCAGGACCGCCGTGATGAAGGGAGAGTCCCGCCACGTCCTCCACCCAGCCATCTTGGACTCGTGCTTGCAGCTCATGATCGTCGCTATCTGGGCTGGacgcgccggcgccatgaGGTTCGGAGCGGTGCCCGTCCGCGCCGAGGAAATCGTCATTTGGAAGCCTACGGCAGCCCAGTTGGCTGGCGACGCTGGCGCTACCGCATTCTCCTGGATAGACCCACGCGGCCAGAGACTGTTCAATGCTCACAACCAACTCATCGCAAGTGACGGGACGGTCCTGATGGAGATCAATAGCATGCGCTGCACTGCGTATGAAGCCGCCATTCCGCAGCGGCTGGAAGCGCCGATGCAGCCAAAACCTTACTCCCAGTTGGTCTCCAAGCCGGATGTCGCGTGGATGCGTGGTGATCAGAAGGACCTCGACGTTGTCGATTTTGTTGAGCTGGCCGAGTTCAAGACCCCAGGCCTGCGGGTTCTTACCACAgacgcagccgccgccggatccCTCATGGCCAGGTTGCCTGGACTGCGGTTGACAGTGTTCACCAGCTCTGACGGAGTTGAGACTGAAGAGTTGAGCGAGTTCAAGACTGTCTCCTTCGAGCCGCTTGACTGGACAGCCAACTTGACGGCTCAGTCTTACGAAAAGATCAAACACTCATTTGACCTCGTTGTCTCCCTCAACACCACCCCCTATGCACTGGAGCATATCCCCGAGCTCTTGGCAGAAGGAGGCCAGGCTATCCTGAGAGAAGACAAATGTCTGACTGATCAAAGTCTCAAGGAAGCCGGGCTCTCGGGTTTTGATTCATCTTTGAAAGGCGGCGTGTTTGTTACCTCAAGTATCAAGCAGGGCGACAGGTTTTCATCGACGTCAGTTCACCTGGTGTACTGTTCAACTGTCACAGAACACATCACCCGATTGCAGGCAAATTTGGAGGGCCTGGGATTCAACGTTGAGAGCCTCAAGCTTGGGGATCCATGTCCGCCCGGTGCCAACGTCATCATGTTGGCCGATCTTGAGCGTCCACTCGTGGCTACCATGTCAGAATCAGAGTTCCTTCATCTACAAAAGACTCTGGCCGATGTCGCGAATATTCTATGGGTGTCTTGTGGTGGTCTGTCGGCGGACAGCGTGAGCCCTGAGTCCGCAATGACACGGGGACTCCTGCGTTCACTGCGATCCGAAAGAGCGTCCCTCAAGGCGACactcgtcgacttcgccCCCGGCGATCTTGACTCGGATGGCTTCATTTTCAGGGTATCGTCTTTATCCTCCGCTCTCTTCAGCAATGAACGACAGCTCGATACCGAATATGTTGCCTGCGGCGGTCAGCTGATCATCAGCCGCCTCATCCCATCGGATGAGATCAACGAAATACACGGAAACGCCGGTGGGGAAACGCAACTGCAGCCCTTTGATCCTGAAGCCAGACTAGTAGGCAAGGTGGAGTACGGCAGAGTGGTCTTCCAAGCTGATCACTTGGACGCGCAGCACTTGCAACCGGATGAGGTTGAGTTCCGCGCGTTGGCGACAGGCCTGAACAGCGAGGATCAGGCCGTTATAACGGGCGCCTCTTTTGAAACTGACTTTAGTCACGAAGCTTCCGGCGTTGTCACCAGAGTCGGCGCCGCTGTCACGAGGGTCTCTCAGGGCGATTACATTGTCGCCTTCAGCTCGGCGAAGTTCTCCAACTACCAGCGCGTCGAAGAGTGCTTGGTACAGAAACTCGATCTGACAGAGACCCCTTCGACCATGGCCAGCCTTCCGATGCACCATGGCGCTGCTCTCTACGGGCTCCAGACCCTGGCAAGGCTTCAGGCCAAGGAGTCGGTTCTGGTTCTTCCCGGAGTGGGACTTCTTGGAGCAGCCGCCATCCGGATCGCTCAGGCACTCGGTGGCATTCCGTACGTCGCTGTGCATGACTCTTCTGAAGCGGAAGCTGTATCATCAACCTTTGCACTCCCAAAGGACCGAATTATAGTCGACTATTGTCCTTCAGTACTGCTTGACCGAGACATCGACGTGGTATTCTTAAGCGGCTCGGTCGACTCAGCAGTAGCGCGAGAGGCATGGCGGAGTCTACCGGCCTTCTCGCGGTTCGTTAGCTGCGGCACTGCCGCTGGAATCACGTCTCTTGATTCTGTCCCGGCGACTCGTGGTGCGAGCTACCTATCCTTCAACCCTGCGAGTCTTTTCAAGAAGCCTCGTGTACTGGGTCAGTTACTCGAGAGGACAATTACACTCTTCCGCCAAGGAACCATCCCTGCGCCGTCGTTGGTCGTTCGCGACATCTCAGAACTCAACGAGGCTGTTGCCTCCTTCTCGGATTCCCTTTGCGGCCCGAAGACGGTCATCTCGCACgagagcggcgacggcgctgTGGACGTCATCCGCGCCCGCCCGCACTTGCGTCTAAACCCAGACGCCACATACCTTCTCGTCGGATGCCTTGGTGGTCTTGGTCGCAGCCTCACATCGTGGATGATGCAGCGTGGAGCGCGGGGCTTTGCGTTCCTGTCGAGGTCTGGATCAGACTCTAGGCAGGCCGCCATCTTGGTCAAGGATCTGGAGGCGCGGGGTGCTCATGTCCAGGTTTTCAGGGGAgatgccgccgtcaaggaAGATGTGGCGAAGGCAGTGGGCTCGGTTCCAGTCGATCGACCACTTCGTGGTGTTgtcaacgccgccatggTCTTACGG GATGGCCTGTTTCAGAACATGCCCTACGATAGCTGGACAACGTCTATCCGGCCAAAGGTCCTTGGCAGCAAGCACCTACACGAAGTAACAGCCGACCTTCCCCTGGACTTCTTCCTCATGACGAGTTCGGTGTCCGGTATTCTCGGGACGCCAGCCCAAACCAACTACGCCGCAGCCAACTCCTACATGGATGCGCTGGCTCGTCTGCGCCGCTCCCGAGGCAAACCGGCGTGCGCCGTGATTCTCCCCATGGTCCTGGGCGTCGGAGTTGTGGCCCAGAACCTCGAGCTAGAAGACTCTCTGAAACGCAAGGGCATGTACGGCATCGACCAAGAGGCGCTGCTGGACTCGTTCGAAGTCGCCATCCTGGAGCATCAGCAACAGTCTGGCGAGCGGCGGGCCGCGAGCCCCGATCACcttgtcgtcggcctcgacccaGTGGAGCTGTACAAGACACGTCGCGAGGCCGGGGGCGACGTGGACGCCTTTTGGGCCGCGGACCCCCGCTTCTCGGCTCTCGTTCAAGCGATGCAAgcttgcggcggcgggaatCAAGGCGGAGCCGACGAGGCGGGGTCGATCCTCACGCGGGTCAAAGTGGCGGGCGAGGAGTCGCCAGCAAAAGCGGCGGGCCTCGTGCGCGACCACTTCGTGGCCAAGCTAGCGCGCGTGCTCTTGGTCGATGAGACCGAGTtcggggaggaggacagCGGACGGTCCATTGCGAGCTACGGGATCGACAGCATGATTGGCGCGGAGCTGCGCAATTGGATCTTCAAAGAGCTGGCGCTGGACATTGCCTTCCAGCAGCTTTTGAGTCCATCGCTTACCATCTCGAAGTTTGCTGAGCTGGTGTGTGTTACGCAGGGTATTCTTGTCGAATAG